Within the Tursiops truncatus isolate mTurTru1 chromosome 19, mTurTru1.mat.Y, whole genome shotgun sequence genome, the region GAGCCGACCCCAGCTAGAGGCCGGCAGCTCATCAATTTACAGCGCGCAGTTAGACCGGGGACACCCAGCTCTGACGCTAAGGACACAGTCCCACAGGGAGACTTCTGCTCCCTTCCGGTTCTCCTTCCAACCACCCTCTGATTACATCAAGAACACCTCAGTTTGGGGCTAGACTGTGACAGCTCTCCAAcccttgctaatttttttttttttttaatggagtacTTTTATTGAAAGCTGGTCAAGTACCCAGTACTATACACTGAAGAGTTTACTGGCAAAAGTGGGTGTGCTGGGCATGAGCACTACCGTGTATGGCACAGTAGCTCCCCCTGCTAGAGAGATGGGCTCCTTGAATGACTAACCTCCATTTTTAACACAGAGTAGGCCTGGGGCCCACAGCTGTGGGAGACACCATCCTGCTGAAACTTAACTACTTAACTACGTCATTTCCATTCCATTTACGTTTATGCTTATTGTTTATGGCAAGTAATATCAATTATGGTAGTAGtattcaatttcctttttaaataaatttaacgTTTCAATGAAATGATTTCAGATTTGGTAAAATCATGAAAGTAGTTAAGTCTGGGAAATGCAGATCTATACCTTACAACCTAGAAATTGGGGGACTGAAAGCCACTTTGTTTCTTCCTGCAAAAACACATTCCTCTTGAGGCACTGCTAAGCCCCAACAAGGGCGGACTCCCTCTCATCTATGGGTCCCGCTATTTTATCAACTACCCACCTCATCACACACATGCAGAGCAAAGAAGAGTACCAGCATCCCCGTGGAAGGGTACCGCCCGTGATGCTCTGTCCACCTGTCGTGGATGTACTTGAAGAAGGCTGGGTTGTAGATCTGGACCTGAGAGGAGAAGGTGTAATGAGCACGTGAGGGCTTCTGGGGGCCTGGAGGCTCAGGCCAGGCTCTGAGCAGCTTCTGCCAGTTCCTCCATGCTTGCCAGTGGACCTGTTCATCAGGGTTCTCTGGTTCCTGCAGCCTCTGTGTGGGGTCAGGCATACCAGCAGATGGGCACTCTGAAGGTTCTAGAAGGGTTTGGGGGGTATCTGAACCACAAGACCAGGCACAGCACAAGTCAGGTCTGCACTGTTTCCTCTGGGGTGGGGAtgaagaagggggaggaggaaactTACCTTTTCTTTGTCCACTCGAAGGAAGGACTTCACTGGGGCATAGGTgctgaaagcagaaagaaaaataacactgaAGTGGCTCCATGGACCCAGGGATGCCTTTTCTCCCACTGAGGCCCAAGTGATGACAGCCTCACGACAGGCTCCCCTGCTTCCAGACTGCTGTCCCATAGCACATCACTGCAGTTCCTCGCTCagaaaccttcagtggctccctatgTCCTTCAAGATGAAATAAGGACGTTTTAGACAAGCACTGGGGCCTTCCATAACCCAGCCCCAACTTTTCTTCCCACAAGGCTCTGCTGTGATCATCTCACACCCACCATGTTTGTGCTCTTACCTCTGCCCACAATAGCCCTCTTGCTACTCTCCTCATATTTGGCACAAATCCCTCCTTCCCTATTAGTCAGCCATGGTGCCTGTAACCTACACTCCCATTTCTGAGTATTCATGGGACTTAAACTCTACAGCACTTAGTTTAGCCCTTGTGATTCCCAAATGTAAGATAAAGTCAGAAAACTGTAACTTATACTTCCGTGTTTAAAAAATACGTGGTGACAACAGGCAAAAGGTGGCAACAATCCAgttgtccattgacagatgaatggataaacaaatctgGTATATCCATACACTAGAATACTATGCAGCCTTTAAAAGGGATGAAATCCTGACAGGCTACAACGtgaatgaaccctgaaaacattatgctactgaaataagccagacgcaaaaggacaaacactatatgattccacttgtatgaagtacctagaacagtcaaatcagaaacagaaagaatagtGGTTATCAGAGGCTGGCGGGAGGGGGGAATGAGGAGTTACTgtttagtgggtacagagttttcatttgagatgatgaaaaagttctggagatgggctGTGGTAAGGTTTGCGCAGccatgtgaatatacttaatgctaaTGAACTGTGtggttaaaatagtatattttgtTACACGCATacatttttacacacacacacaaaccttggtgagacagagagtagattagtggttgcctagggctgggagggaggaggggtggagggagtgggggagatggCCAAGGGGTACAGGAGTATCTTCAGGTTATCTTCATCTTTAGAACATGCATgtattctaaaattaattgtggtgatggttacacaactctgtagACATACTAAAAGCCCCTGAACTGTACATTTTCAATgtgtgaattgtatggtatgtgaattatatctcaataaagctgttaaaaaaaaactacttggTGAATTGAATTTCCTGAGGTTCCCAGCTGTGATTGGGCAACTGCCTCCAAAGAAAGTTCTCAGAAGGCAGAGCTCCCACAGTAGGAGCTACCTCCTAGAAAGGAGACCTGGAAAAGTGTCCTTCTCCACCTTACTACCACCAGTGTGCTGGCTGCCACCATGCAGGGAGTGACCCAAAACAAGCTGTGGCCTCAGCTAACCACCGTTTTGGGCCCTCCCTACCACTGTTTCTCTCCTCACCTGCCCCTCTTGGccaaaatattcaattaaaggAATTCTAAGATCCGTTCCCTGGACAACTCCTCCCAAGGTGGGCCTGTCACCCATATCCCACTTCCAGCCAGCAGAGGAGCTCACAATCGGATCTGCCCCGTGGACAGGGCACTGGCGATCCACAGTAGGTCCAGGGCTTTGAAGGGCACCAGCACGAAGCTGACGTTGGCGGGCAGGTTCTTGGCACTCTCGGGGTACATGAAATGGTGGGTGGTTCGGCTGCCGACATCCTGCTCAAAGCCCACGGTTGGCGCCTGATTCATCCTGCAGGGACAAGAGGGTGGTGTGAGAAGACACCACTGTGGAAACTGGTACAAGAGTTTTAGAGGACAGTTTGTTGCTGGCCATCAAACATGTAAATAGGTATGCacttatccagcaattccattcttaaAATTTATCCTATAAAAATGGTTGCATAAGTGTGCAAAGGatattcactgcagtattatttacaatagtgaaaAGGAAAACCAATCAAACAATAGAGAACTGGTTAATACATTTTGGTACATTCATGTAACAGGATAGCATGTAGTCACCAGAATGAACAAAGTAGATTTACCTGTGCTGGTAAGAAATACGTCCAAGAGCTATTGAGTGAAAAAAACCAAGTGGCGTGAGGAATCTCACTTCTTTCCTTTTAACACATATCTTTTGAATACCTGTGCAGTCAGAGGAAATTacaacacagaaaaggaaaactgaaaattagatAGTGTGATTCTAttttttgtgaaagaaaaaaaaaaagaaaggatagaaggagggggcagagagagagagaagggaaggaagaaaggaagcaatgaagtaaggagggaagggaggaagaataaaaactaaCTTTTgtataagaatagaaaaaaatctggaagagtATTAAAGTTTTAACAATGGTTACTCTTAGGGAATGAGATAattcacttttattaaaaaaatgtgttttatttttagctgcattgggtctttgttgctgcgtgcaggctttctctagttgcggtgagcgggggctactctttgctgcggtgtgctggcttctcactgcggtggcttctcttgttgtggagcacgggctctaggtgcgcgggcttcagtagttgtggcacgtgggctcagtagttgtggctcgtgggctctagagcacaggctcagaagttgtggctcacgggtttagttgctccgtggcatgtgggatcttcccagactagggcttgaacccgtatcccctgcatgggcaggcggattcttaaccactgtgccaccagggaagtcctggataaTTCACTTTTTAGTGCGTACATTTCTGGGGGTTTTTTCCCCAATAACAAGgacatattactttttttttgcggtacgcaggtctctcactgttgtggcctctcccattgcaggccacaggctccggacacgcaggctcagtggccatggctcatgggcccagccactctgcggcatgtgggatcttcccggaccggggcacgaacctgtgtcccctgcatcggcaggtggactctcaaccactgcgccaccagggaagccccacatattactttaataatttttttttttttaaaaagaaaagacagcctttcaCAGCTTACAGCTCACCTGGCTGTTCTGTCCTCTTCCCTAGAAGACATGGAACCAAGACAAGAAGCTGAAGCACCCCTTCGGCCCCTGGGCAGATGGCTCAATTCTGCCCGTCCCAGCCACCCTGTCCCTGCACTTTAAGTTCTTGTCTCCCTTTCCACTCCAAGGCCAAGAGGGATGCCCGCGTTCTGACAGAGCCCACCTTCAGCTGTCCCGGGCTGACGTGCAATGTGGGGCTGTCTCTCCTCTGCTGTCTTAGAAGAACCTGGAACCCCAGAGCAATCTcccccctgcccatcccccagGCTGTGACACACAACTTCTAACTCCTTTCAAGTGGTGCAAAACACAGGATCAAAGCTCCCTTTTTTTGGTGAGCATCTTAAAAACAAGTGATCCAGCTTTAAACAAAAACCTGTTGGCCTTTTCTGTTGTGACACATTGTGAGAACATTCCTATCTTGTGTGGATCACAATTCAGAATCATACCATCTAGGCGTGTGACTGTAACCTGGGCTTCCACTGGGGACACAGGGATCTGGGAGAGAGGGAGCAAAGTCTCCGCCACACGCTCTCCCAGCTTTTTTACGCTCGTTTGAACGTTCCCTGTCCATAGAGTGGCCAGCACCCCCTAGCTGGGCCCTGTGTCACAGGGGTTCCCCTACTGGCTCCCTCCTGCCCATCTCCCATTGATGGCATGATGTGGTGACAGTGTGTCCAGgatgcctgcccctcccccctccccccccactggTCGCTGTGCTGTACCTCATGCCTCTCTGGTTCCCTTCCCTTGAGGGACTGGAGGGTACTTTGGGCTGGGAAACCAGGAGTGGCCTGATTTGGAACTAGAGAGTGAGTCTGTGTTCTCAGCCATTTCAGTTCCAGTCTGCTTCAAGCAGAAGCCTAGAATCTTTCCTACAGCACCAACTGTGCTCTGGCCCCCGAACAGGGATTAAGATCCTGCCTCTCTTCTCCCAAATCCATTTCTTTAGAACTGCCAGTCTGCCTACCATCTGGGTACCCCTCTGATGTCTTGGTCTTTAGGGTTCAGAAATACTGTCTCCTAGAGGGGATGAGAAGTATTTTTCCCATTCATTAATAACAGTTTGCTGGGACTGCTACAGCTCCACACACAGTATTGGTCCTATTGTCACCAAAGCCACAGTCTGGATATGCCTCTGCCATGACAGCCCTGGGGTCTGTGAGGAACAGAGCAGGAACAGAGCAGTTGGAGAGGAAGCCTTAATGGGGACGGTGTTTCTCAGCTGGTGGCTGTGGATGCCTGGATTTGGCCTAgcatccccctctccccccaccccccaaccattCTCAACATGAGAAAGGTTCTGCAAGGAATGTTAAAAGCCTCAGAGACATATTGCTGCCTTGGTGTTGCTATGGAGACAGCAACAGTTTCTAAGACAAAGCCCTTCCCCCTGCCTCCTGGGAAACCTGGTCTTTCTGCAGTGCTCATCCTAAGAGATGCTTAGTGAAAACTGggcattttcagtatttttactcTTAGAGCTCTTCCTCCACCAAGGAGTGGGATGGAAGGATCCCCACTGTGGCATTTCCTGCCGCAAGTCTAGGGAGATAAGTCTGAAAACACGGAAGTTCAGAAGCAGAATGAGCAGCCCATGTCCGGGTCACAAATCTACCTCTAGTCCCTGCTCACGCTTGGGCTCCCTGCTCCTGTCTTCGTCTGGAATGAGTGCCCTCCCAGCCCTTCTCTGTTCCTCAACGCTGGGCACAGACGTCTGTAGAATGAATGAGCCCCTGCACAATCGAAATGCTATGAGGTAAAGGTTAAGGGATGGGAGCCCAAAGCAGGCACCGACAGCTCCTTTTTCTGCCCAGGATGCCCCTCCTCTGCGAGTCTGCCAGAGGCATCACCTGTGGCTATTAAGCAAGACACTATTTTGGGGCCCACACTCCTGGCCCAACTGCTAAAAGGGACCAGGCAGGTGAAAGGGCCTCTGGGGGGAGTTTTCACAAGACATCAGCCAGGAGCCTAGTTTCAGCTCTTCGCAGAGGCATTCAGAGCTGGAAGCTGAGCGCGGGCCTCAAGCAAAGTTCAGAATGACAGTTCTGCCTCCTCATCCACCCCGACAAAGACAAGCGAGAGACTTGAGCCTCCATCACAGCACCCCTGGCAGCTGGCCGCTCCTACGCGGCCGCACAAGGCCAAGGAGGCCAGGGCCCCCTCCTGGAGGCCGGTCCTGGGTCCAGCCTTGAGCTCCCTGGGACTTACCTCATGATGAAGTTGTGCCCGTCCACATCCGGCCCGTAGCCAGAGCCCCGCAGGTTGCCCGAGTTCCCCACCACAGCACAGCGCCGGCACCGGCGGGGGTCCCGGAAACGGTAGGGGTTCTCGCCTGGTACTATCTGGAACAGCTTCTCCAGCACCTCGTTGGTGTTGTGTGACTTGAACTGAGGCTGCAacatctggggaggggaggggagcggagGGGAGAAGAAAGCAGGAGGGGTGTGATGGGGAGGGAACTCccacctgctccctccctgccctcaccctccAGTGTCCAACCGGCGCAGGCCTCCTCCCCGGGCTGTCACGGGGCGGAAATCCTCCCTGAGCAGTAAGGACCTTGTTCAACAATAGCGAAGTTTCCCTACTGAGACCAGACCAGGGAGGGCCCTGCTTTCGGGAGTAGCTCTAAGGTACTGGTTGGGCTCGGGGGGGTCAAGGTGCTATTCAACACCTTCTCCAGGGGTCTGCAGGCCTGTGCCACGAAGCAGAGAGGCCCCTGCTCTGCTGTCCTCTCGGGGCAGCTCTTAGTCTCATAGTCATTTTGAGGTGCAGTTAATGTGGAAAGCCCCGGGGAGCTTCAGGGGCTTATTCCCAAGCAGCCTGCAGGGGGCGCCTCTGGGACTCAGCCTGAAACTCCAGGCAAGATCCACAGGATATCCGGAGCCCTGAGCCCTGGGGAAAAGGCAAAGAGGCACAGATATTCTTTCAAAGTCAGAACAGCTGGAATGAAAC harbors:
- the ST3GAL2 gene encoding CMP-N-acetylneuraminate-beta-galactosamide-alpha-2,3-sialyltransferase 2 → MKCSLRVWFLSVAFLLVFIMSLLFTYSHHSMATLPYLDSGALDGTHRVKLVPGYTGLQRLSKEGPAGKSCACRRCMGDAGASEWFDSHFNSNISPVWTRENMDLPPEVQRWWMMLQPQFKSHNTNEVLEKLFQIVPGENPYRFRDPRRCRRCAVVGNSGNLRGSGYGPDVDGHNFIMRMNQAPTVGFEQDVGSRTTHHFMYPESAKNLPANVSFVLVPFKALDLLWIASALSTGQIRFTYAPVKSFLRVDKEKVQIYNPAFFKYIHDRWTEHHGRYPSTGMLVLFFALHVCDEVNVYGFGADSRGNWHHYWENNRYAGEFRKTGVHDADFEAHIIDMLAKASKIEVYRGN